A stretch of the Pseudalkalibacillus hwajinpoensis genome encodes the following:
- a CDS encoding inorganic phosphate transporter, translated as MTTLVITVALFFAMNIGASGAAASMGVAYGAGAIKRRSVALSVCAIGIVGGATLGGGNVIKTMGSGIIPSSVLSLKVILIIFISATTALFLANMMGIPLSTSEVTVGAVVGVGIAYRALYFQNVMFIMLLWIVIPVIAFATALSVGKILGLLKQRINLTSKWQKPLTIFLIVAGFLEAFSAGMNNVANAIGPLVGAGVLSLSHGAFFGGAFVALGALVFGKRVIETNGYRITKFSLGEGCAISGTSAGLVIGASLFGIPVPLTQITTSSIIGIGTAKDGFQLWQKDVITRMIKVWAVSPVFSLVISYSMIKLFLESDLYTLIAIGSVILATLGSGSLIRSIRSQKRTLQDEGSL; from the coding sequence ATGACAACCCTAGTTATTACGGTGGCTCTCTTTTTTGCTATGAATATTGGCGCTAGTGGAGCTGCGGCATCGATGGGAGTGGCTTACGGGGCGGGAGCGATTAAAAGAAGAAGCGTAGCACTGAGTGTTTGTGCGATTGGGATTGTTGGTGGTGCCACATTAGGTGGAGGTAATGTTATTAAAACAATGGGGAGTGGCATTATACCTTCTTCCGTACTCAGTCTAAAGGTTATCTTGATTATTTTCATTTCAGCTACAACAGCGCTCTTTCTAGCAAATATGATGGGGATTCCATTATCAACAAGTGAAGTTACTGTGGGCGCAGTGGTAGGAGTTGGTATTGCTTATCGTGCTTTGTACTTTCAGAATGTGATGTTCATTATGTTGTTGTGGATCGTTATACCGGTTATTGCTTTTGCGACAGCTCTCAGTGTTGGGAAAATTTTAGGTCTTTTAAAACAAAGAATCAATCTTACTTCAAAGTGGCAAAAGCCACTCACCATTTTTTTAATTGTAGCCGGTTTTCTAGAAGCCTTTTCAGCAGGAATGAATAACGTCGCAAATGCGATTGGACCGCTAGTTGGAGCGGGAGTTTTATCCCTTTCTCACGGCGCATTTTTTGGGGGAGCTTTTGTTGCTTTAGGTGCTTTAGTTTTTGGTAAACGTGTCATTGAAACGAATGGTTATCGCATCACAAAATTTTCACTTGGTGAAGGTTGTGCTATATCAGGTACGAGCGCTGGACTTGTGATTGGAGCTTCCTTATTTGGGATTCCGGTGCCGCTTACCCAGATTACCACCTCATCGATCATTGGTATTGGAACGGCTAAAGATGGATTTCAGCTTTGGCAGAAAGATGTCATTACGCGAATGATTAAAGTTTGGGCAGTTTCACCGGTTTTTTCTTTAGTTATTTCTTATAGTATGATCAAACTTTTTTTAGAAAGTGATTTATATACATTAATTGCAATTGGCAGCGTTATTCTAGCGACGCTTGGATCAGGAAGTTTAATTCGATCGATTCGCTCTCAAAAGAGAACATTACAAGACGAAGGAAGCTTATAA
- a CDS encoding YezD family protein, whose protein sequence is MGTKDQNFSDVAVRIERMLSSLKFGSITLVVQDGKVVQLERKEKERL, encoded by the coding sequence ATGGGAACGAAAGACCAGAATTTTTCAGACGTTGCTGTACGTATAGAACGAATGCTAAGTTCGTTGAAATTTGGATCAATTACGCTTGTTGTTCAAGATGGGAAAGTTGTTCAACTTGAAAGAAAAGAAAAAGAACGACTTTAA
- a CDS encoding phosphoadenylyl-sulfate reductase has product MNWFYDNWSGKEPEFNVESETKGALEVLEWAYQIYQGDIVYACSFGVEGVVLIDLISRINQNAKIVFLDTGLHFNETYELINKVKAKYPSLNIKLKQPKESVEEQALSKGDALWERDPGQCCNLRKIIPLHEELDHVSAWISGLRREQSPLRQKTNYFNRDDKFQAIKVCPLIHWTWKDVWRYVYEKDLPYNPLHDKGYPSIGCAVCTERVLEGSDSRAGRWANQEKTECGLHLDSAPNR; this is encoded by the coding sequence ATGAATTGGTTCTATGATAATTGGTCGGGGAAGGAACCTGAATTCAACGTTGAATCAGAAACGAAAGGGGCTCTTGAAGTTCTGGAGTGGGCGTATCAAATTTACCAAGGTGATATTGTATATGCTTGTAGTTTCGGTGTTGAAGGTGTCGTTCTAATTGATTTGATTTCCCGGATAAACCAGAACGCGAAAATTGTTTTTTTGGATACAGGTCTCCATTTTAATGAGACTTATGAGCTAATTAATAAAGTAAAAGCTAAATATCCATCTCTAAATATTAAGTTAAAGCAACCAAAGGAGTCGGTCGAAGAACAAGCATTAAGTAAAGGGGATGCTCTATGGGAGCGAGACCCGGGACAGTGCTGCAACTTGAGAAAAATCATACCATTGCATGAAGAATTAGATCATGTAAGTGCCTGGATCTCAGGGTTAAGGAGAGAGCAGTCGCCACTCAGACAAAAGACAAATTATTTCAATAGAGATGATAAGTTTCAGGCGATTAAGGTTTGTCCACTTATTCATTGGACATGGAAAGATGTTTGGAGGTACGTGTACGAAAAGGATTTACCATACAATCCCCTTCATGATAAAGGCTACCCAAGTATAGGATGTGCGGTATGCACTGAAAGGGTATTGGAAGGTAGTGATTCTAGAGCTGGGAGATGGGCAAATCAGGAAAAAACGGAATGCGGCTTGCATCTTGATTCAGCACCAAATCGGTGA